The Impatiens glandulifera chromosome 3, dImpGla2.1, whole genome shotgun sequence genome contains a region encoding:
- the LOC124933065 gene encoding uncharacterized protein LOC124933065 isoform X2 gives MPPSSKTKQFLSIIEMKIINSEQQTDDDEEEQEEDDTRRRRLMMQEANSISIPNQFSNQNPYLHPSYYSNPPRQYTNYGPSPIIPRNFPVPSFYQEPLINYNRSYPCNNNQFNNTIRSNTVTPHRYHNAANWNYHQQPYNVYPAVQKFRKPFRGHRGTRYFHPFHTRTRNHVRQFGSQSNNNNPLMILPSTCQQLRGSEFDENSLEIGQKCKICKEDLSVGDPDHLYNLPETTVLPCQHAFHMRCLQFHTHPAADLIQPPCPFCPKTCHGIQTD, from the exons ATGCCGCCTTCGTCCAAAACCAAGCAATTTCTCTCCATCATAG AGATGAAGATTATTAATTCAGAGCAGCAgactgatgatgatgaagaagaacaagaagaagatgatactagaagaagaagattaatgaTGCAAGAGGCTAATTCCATTTCTATCCCAAAccaattttcaaatcaaaaccCTTATCTTCATCCTTCTTATTATTCCAATCCGCCTAGACAATATACAAATTACGGTCCTTCTCCAATAATTCCCAGAAATTTTCCTGTTCCATCTTTCTATCAAGAACCACTTATTAACTACAACAGATCATACCCAtgtaataataatcaattcaacAACACGATTCGTTCAAATACAGTAACTCCCCATCGATATCACAATGCTGCTAACTGGAATTATCATCAGCAACCTTATAATGTCTATCCAGCAGTGCAAAAATTCAGGAAACCATTTCGTGGGCATAGAGGAACAAGATACTTTCATCCATTTCATACAAGGACCCGAAATCATGTGAGGCAATTTGGTTCACAAAGTAACAACAATAATCCATTAATGATTCTTCCTTCTACATGTCAGCAGCTACGTGGTTCTG AATTCGATGAGAATTCACTTGAAATTGGACAAAAATGCAAAATATGCAAAGAAGATCTCTCAGTTGGTGATCCTGATCATCTGTATAACCTTCCAGAGACAACAGTTCTACCATGTCAACATGCATTTCATATGAGATGTTTGCAATTTCATACTCATCCTGCAGCAGATTTAATTCAACCTCCTTGTCCTTTCTGCCCCAAGACTTGTCATGGAATTCAAACAGATTAG
- the LOC124933065 gene encoding uncharacterized protein LOC124933065 isoform X1 — protein MPPSSKTKQFLSIIEMKIINSEQQTDDDEEEQEEDDTRRRRLMMQEANSISIPNQFSNQNPYLHPSYYSNPPRQYTNYGPSPIIPRNFPVPSFYQEPLINYNRSYPCNNNQFNNTIRSNTVTPHRYHNAANWNYHQQPYNVYPAVQKFRKPFRGHRGTRYFHPFHTRTRNHVRQFGSQSNNNNPLMILPSTCQQLRGSGNCNPTSSRPNQNSGYAIDPSGCMQFDSLTISNNELLDFEFDENSLEIGQKCKICKEDLSVGDPDHLYNLPETTVLPCQHAFHMRCLQFHTHPAADLIQPPCPFCPKTCHGIQTD, from the exons ATGCCGCCTTCGTCCAAAACCAAGCAATTTCTCTCCATCATAG AGATGAAGATTATTAATTCAGAGCAGCAgactgatgatgatgaagaagaacaagaagaagatgatactagaagaagaagattaatgaTGCAAGAGGCTAATTCCATTTCTATCCCAAAccaattttcaaatcaaaaccCTTATCTTCATCCTTCTTATTATTCCAATCCGCCTAGACAATATACAAATTACGGTCCTTCTCCAATAATTCCCAGAAATTTTCCTGTTCCATCTTTCTATCAAGAACCACTTATTAACTACAACAGATCATACCCAtgtaataataatcaattcaacAACACGATTCGTTCAAATACAGTAACTCCCCATCGATATCACAATGCTGCTAACTGGAATTATCATCAGCAACCTTATAATGTCTATCCAGCAGTGCAAAAATTCAGGAAACCATTTCGTGGGCATAGAGGAACAAGATACTTTCATCCATTTCATACAAGGACCCGAAATCATGTGAGGCAATTTGGTTCACAAAGTAACAACAATAATCCATTAATGATTCTTCCTTCTACATGTCAGCAGCTACGTGGTTCTG GAAACTGCAATCCAACTAGTTCTAGACCGAACCAAAATAGTGGTTATGCAATTGACCCATCTGGATGTATGCAGTTCGACTCACTAACTATTAGCAATAATGAATTACTTGATTTTG AATTCGATGAGAATTCACTTGAAATTGGACAAAAATGCAAAATATGCAAAGAAGATCTCTCAGTTGGTGATCCTGATCATCTGTATAACCTTCCAGAGACAACAGTTCTACCATGTCAACATGCATTTCATATGAGATGTTTGCAATTTCATACTCATCCTGCAGCAGATTTAATTCAACCTCCTTGTCCTTTCTGCCCCAAGACTTGTCATGGAATTCAAACAGATTAG